A window of Ignavibacterium sp. contains these coding sequences:
- a CDS encoding S8/S53 family peptidase, with protein MKKIVLVLVILTSIFINPQSMLQKISPALETKLNSVNASEKILVWIYFTDKGGSPQSYYSNPHLILSEKSLQRRAKVDSEHLIDFTDLPLNQEYVQTLIDNGFQIKQKSKWLNAVSGYADKNTIENILSFNFIKSVDVVKTFKKSDDELEFNQNGIEKFNYGPQPEGVHSLNYGQSYTQLNQLQVPAVHDLGYDGSGVTICVMDAGFNNLAHVAFDSMNIIAMWDFVNGDPNVGDEGDMGTGSHGTNTLSVIGGYAPGNLIGPAYRSNYILAKTENTDSETPVEEDNWVAALEWADSIGVDVTSTSLGYLEYDPPFTSYTWQDMNGNTAIITIAADLAVKKGIVVVNSAGNEGWRSTPNSLVAPADGDSVFAIGAVDASGTRVSFSSFGPTFDGRIKPDFMAMGSNVYAARSSGTTQYTYVSGTSFSCPLSAGVVALLLQANPNLTPIQLRTILRQTSSRSNTPDNFYGWGILKALDALNEIAVPVELTSFTANYLGNAVELTWITSTEKNNYGFEVQKRYDGEQFQTIAFVNGNGTTTNRVTYTYTDNDIKSDKIYYRLKQIDYNGDESYTTEVMVDIKIPQEFILHQNFPNPFNPTTNLQYAIGSRQFVTLKVYDLLGREIATLVNEEKLPGFYEIEFNATNLSSGTYFYKLQAGNYSEIKKMILLK; from the coding sequence ATGAAAAAGATAGTTCTTGTGTTGGTAATACTTACCAGCATTTTTATTAATCCACAATCAATGCTTCAGAAGATTTCTCCGGCACTTGAAACGAAGCTAAACTCAGTAAATGCATCAGAGAAAATTCTAGTATGGATTTATTTTACTGACAAAGGCGGTTCCCCGCAATCATATTATTCAAATCCCCACTTAATCTTATCTGAAAAATCTCTTCAGAGAAGAGCAAAAGTTGATTCCGAGCATTTAATTGATTTTACAGATTTGCCACTGAATCAGGAATATGTTCAAACATTGATAGATAACGGATTTCAGATTAAACAAAAATCAAAATGGTTGAATGCAGTTAGCGGATATGCAGATAAAAATACGATTGAAAATATTTTAAGTTTTAACTTCATAAAATCTGTTGATGTGGTGAAGACTTTTAAAAAGTCTGATGATGAACTTGAATTTAATCAGAACGGAATTGAAAAATTTAATTATGGTCCGCAGCCGGAAGGAGTTCATTCACTCAACTATGGACAGTCATATACTCAGCTTAATCAACTTCAGGTTCCCGCAGTTCACGATTTAGGTTATGATGGTTCCGGTGTAACAATTTGTGTAATGGACGCAGGATTTAATAACCTTGCGCATGTCGCATTCGATTCAATGAATATAATTGCAATGTGGGATTTTGTTAACGGTGATCCGAATGTAGGCGATGAAGGAGATATGGGAACTGGTTCCCACGGAACAAATACTCTTTCTGTAATTGGTGGATATGCACCCGGCAATCTGATTGGTCCGGCTTACCGTTCAAATTACATTCTTGCAAAAACGGAAAACACTGATAGCGAAACACCCGTTGAAGAAGATAACTGGGTCGCAGCACTTGAATGGGCTGATAGCATTGGAGTTGATGTAACTTCTACTTCACTTGGATATTTGGAATATGATCCGCCTTTTACAAGTTACACCTGGCAGGATATGAATGGTAATACAGCAATCATTACGATTGCCGCTGATCTTGCTGTGAAAAAAGGAATAGTCGTTGTTAACTCTGCTGGCAATGAAGGCTGGAGAAGTACACCAAATTCATTAGTAGCGCCGGCAGACGGTGATAGTGTATTTGCTATCGGTGCTGTTGATGCATCTGGTACTCGTGTCAGCTTCAGTTCTTTTGGACCAACATTCGACGGTAGAATTAAACCTGATTTTATGGCGATGGGTAGCAATGTTTATGCTGCCCGTTCATCAGGCACTACTCAATACACTTATGTAAGCGGAACTTCTTTCAGCTGTCCGCTTTCCGCAGGCGTCGTTGCTTTGTTACTTCAGGCAAACCCAAACTTAACTCCGATTCAACTAAGAACCATACTTCGACAAACATCTTCACGAAGTAATACTCCTGATAATTTCTATGGTTGGGGAATTCTCAAAGCACTTGATGCTTTAAATGAAATTGCTGTTCCTGTTGAGCTTACAAGTTTCACAGCAAATTATCTTGGTAATGCTGTAGAACTCACCTGGATTACTTCTACAGAAAAAAATAATTATGGTTTTGAGGTTCAGAAAAGATACGATGGCGAACAATTCCAGACTATTGCTTTTGTAAATGGAAATGGCACAACTACAAATCGTGTAACCTATACTTATACTGATAATGATATTAAATCAGATAAAATTTATTATCGTCTGAAACAAATTGATTACAATGGTGATGAAAGTTATACTACTGAAGTGATGGTTGATATTAAAATACCTCAGGAATTTATACTACATCAGAATTTTCCCAATCCGTTTAATCCAACAACCAATCTGCAGTATGCAATTGGCAGTCGGCAATTTGTTACGCTTAAAGTTTATGATTTGTTAGGCAGAGAAATTGCAACTCTCGTTAATGAAGAAAAGCTACCGGGATTTTATGAGATTGAGTTTAACGCTACAAATCTGTCAAGCGGAACTTACTTTTACAAATTGCAAGCAGGTAATTATTCTGAAATAAAGAAGATGATTCTGTTAAAATGA